One genomic segment of Deinococcus sp. HSC-46F16 includes these proteins:
- a CDS encoding NADH-quinone oxidoreductase subunit N, producing the protein MLTAPDIALAPLLPILLVLAGAVSSTVLGFHLPRRTLTYINLALLILSGLAMGLLWSGPGELPATAFGGGLQADNAAILLGLTIVVGSVMTLLVSLDTAYRARVSFPEFDAMLMYAITGTLLIAFSGDLIVMLIGLEVMSLASYVLATLQDSRRAEESGLKYFLLGSVGSAILIYGLALVYGATGSLSYGGIAEATAGLTPGNLGLLVGGALLLLAGFGFKVALAPFHQWTPDVYSGAPTSVSLFLSTVVKVAAFAGMLRVFGGALHNAPFWASALQILIAATLIVGNAASLFQNNFKRMLAYSAVAHTGFVAMTLLGTPGLGGAALGYYLLIYTLMTAAALAVVAALQRTEAGMEINDLRGLYYRHPGYAIALAVCLASLAGLPPFAGFFGKYLAFQAAFQNGYVWLSILAVLASVAALVYYLRPAMLLFMPDRTPAREYAHGQRPATNLTVALGVAGITVLGLLPNLWYGWVADPAIWELLAGR; encoded by the coding sequence ATGCTCACGGCCCCTGATATCGCCCTCGCGCCGCTGCTGCCCATCCTGCTGGTGCTGGCGGGGGCCGTGTCCAGCACGGTGCTGGGCTTTCACCTGCCCCGGCGCACCCTGACCTACATCAACCTCGCGCTGCTGATTCTCAGCGGCCTGGCGATGGGCCTGCTGTGGAGCGGCCCCGGCGAACTTCCCGCGACCGCGTTCGGCGGCGGCCTGCAAGCCGACAACGCCGCCATCCTGCTGGGCCTGACCATCGTGGTGGGCAGCGTGATGACCCTGCTGGTGAGCCTGGACACGGCCTACCGCGCCCGCGTGAGCTTTCCCGAATTCGACGCGATGCTGATGTACGCGATCACGGGCACGCTGCTGATCGCCTTCTCCGGCGACCTGATCGTGATGCTGATCGGGCTGGAGGTCATGAGCCTGGCGAGCTACGTGCTGGCGACCCTGCAGGACTCGCGCCGTGCCGAGGAATCCGGCCTGAAGTACTTCCTGCTGGGGTCGGTGGGCAGCGCGATCCTGATCTACGGCCTCGCACTGGTGTACGGGGCGACGGGCAGCCTGAGCTACGGGGGCATCGCGGAAGCCACGGCGGGCCTGACGCCCGGCAATCTCGGCCTCCTCGTGGGCGGGGCGCTGCTGCTGCTGGCGGGCTTCGGGTTCAAGGTGGCGCTGGCCCCCTTCCATCAGTGGACGCCCGACGTGTATTCCGGGGCGCCCACCTCGGTCAGCCTCTTCCTGAGCACGGTGGTGAAGGTCGCGGCCTTCGCGGGGATGCTGCGCGTGTTCGGCGGGGCGCTGCATAACGCGCCCTTCTGGGCCTCGGCGCTGCAGATCCTGATCGCGGCGACCCTGATTGTCGGCAACGCGGCCTCGCTGTTTCAGAACAACTTCAAGCGGATGCTGGCGTACTCGGCGGTGGCACACACCGGCTTCGTGGCGATGACCCTGCTGGGCACGCCGGGGCTGGGCGGCGCGGCGCTGGGCTACTACCTGCTGATCTACACGCTGATGACGGCGGCGGCGCTGGCGGTGGTCGCGGCGCTGCAACGGACGGAAGCGGGCATGGAGATTAACGACCTGCGCGGACTGTACTACCGGCACCCCGGCTACGCCATCGCGCTGGCGGTGTGCCTCGCCAGCCTCGCGGGACTGCCGCCTTTCGCGGGCTTCTTCGGCAAGTACCTCGCGTTCCAGGCGGCCTTCCAGAACGGGTACGTCTGGCTGAGCATTCTCGCGGTGCTGGCAAGCGTGGCTGCGCTGGTGTACTACCTGCGCCCGGCCATGCTGCTGTTCATGCCCGACCGCACCCCCGCCCGCGAGTACGCGCACGGCCAGCGCCCGGCGACCAACCTGACGGTGGCGCTGGGCGTCGCCGGAATCACCGTGCTGGGGCTGCTGCCCAACCTGTGGTACGGCTGGGTGGCGGACCCGGCGATCTGGGAGCTGCTGGCGGGGAGGTAA
- a CDS encoding FecR family protein, which translates to MSLPPVPRPSLPLRTALLAALLGPAADAASGPSPLVKAEQLQGRAETLTGGRWVPLRVPATVTAGLRTGGDGAVWTTLRNGTTGKLLLGPASRLRVTGGRAELQEGRFLLLGPLNLTALGQPLTLDAGAQARADLGVGGLKRVAVLAGGARVTVAGKATRLKAGQAVALGTGRVTAFREEEAPWYAPRLTGTGRASVQATRGPVYVTAGGTRTVARVGTALEPGTRLSTGAGAWAEVGFLGGGYLRLQENSELTATPGPEAGTTTLGLLRGQAWNVVRSGAGQPALVGSGLRGSAFAVGVTGLRKTFGVFAAATGNAATPLPNAALDAQAQTPLVLRLDPVSSPARSLTLGVTTQPGATVSAVVGSRVLALAPVAGQPGRFQLSGGSLPEGEARVEVRADWRGQRRTRRVTIVVDRTPPGLAGLRAEREGRLLRVTGTLRDLGTAQSRAGRLTLTLRLGTETQTRRVAVGPSGVAVIDLPLPAPPDGTPVRVTVRDEAGNEAYAVLP; encoded by the coding sequence GTGAGTCTGCCACCCGTGCCCCGCCCCTCCCTGCCTCTCCGCACGGCCCTGCTCGCGGCGCTGCTGGGACCGGCGGCGGACGCGGCTTCCGGCCCCTCCCCCCTCGTCAAGGCCGAGCAGCTTCAGGGCCGTGCCGAAACGCTGACCGGTGGGCGATGGGTGCCCCTGCGGGTACCCGCGACGGTCACGGCAGGCCTGCGGACAGGGGGCGACGGCGCGGTGTGGACCACCCTTCGCAATGGGACGACGGGGAAACTGCTTCTCGGCCCGGCTTCGCGGCTGCGGGTGACGGGCGGGCGGGCCGAGCTTCAGGAGGGCCGCTTCCTGCTGCTGGGGCCGCTGAACCTGACCGCGCTGGGGCAACCCTTGACGCTGGACGCGGGGGCGCAGGCACGCGCCGACCTGGGCGTGGGGGGCCTTAAGCGGGTCGCGGTGCTGGCGGGTGGGGCGCGGGTGACGGTCGCGGGCAAGGCCACGCGGCTAAAGGCCGGGCAGGCCGTCGCGCTGGGCACGGGCCGGGTGACCGCCTTCCGGGAGGAGGAGGCCCCCTGGTACGCCCCCCGGCTGACGGGCACCGGACGGGCCAGCGTGCAGGCCACGCGCGGCCCGGTGTACGTCACGGCGGGCGGCACGCGCACGGTCGCGCGGGTGGGGACGGCGCTGGAGCCCGGCACCCGGCTGAGCACCGGGGCGGGCGCCTGGGCCGAGGTGGGCTTCCTGGGCGGCGGGTACCTGCGGCTTCAGGAGAACAGCGAGCTGACGGCCACGCCGGGGCCGGAGGCGGGCACGACCACCCTGGGCCTGCTGCGGGGGCAGGCTTGGAACGTGGTCCGCAGCGGGGCGGGGCAACCCGCGCTGGTGGGGAGCGGGTTGCGGGGCAGCGCCTTTGCGGTGGGGGTCACCGGCCTGCGGAAGACCTTCGGGGTGTTCGCGGCGGCGACTGGGAATGCGGCGACCCCCCTGCCCAACGCGGCACTGGACGCGCAGGCGCAGACGCCCCTCGTCCTGCGGCTGGACCCGGTGAGCAGCCCGGCGCGGTCCCTGACCCTGGGAGTGACCACCCAGCCCGGCGCCACCGTGAGTGCCGTGGTGGGAAGCCGGGTGCTGGCGCTCGCACCCGTGGCCGGGCAGCCGGGCCGCTTCCAGCTCTCCGGGGGCAGCCTCCCCGAGGGCGAGGCGCGGGTGGAGGTCCGGGCCGACTGGCGCGGGCAGCGGCGCACCCGGCGGGTCACGATCGTCGTGGACCGCACGCCGCCTGGCCTCGCCGGGCTGCGGGCCGAGCGCGAGGGGAGGCTGCTGCGCGTGACAGGCACCCTGCGCGACCTCGGCACCGCCCAGAGCCGCGCCGGACGCCTCACGCTCACGCTGCGGCTGGGCACCGAGACCCAGACCCGCCGGGTGGCCGTGGGGCCGTCCGGGGTGGCGGTGATAGACCTCCCCCTCCCCGCCCCACCGGACGGCACCCCGGTGCGGGTCACCGTGCGCGACGAGGCCGGAAACGAGGCGTATGCGGTCCTTCCCTGA
- the nuoI gene encoding NADH-quinone oxidoreductase subunit NuoI, which translates to MSVLDIAKGMGVTLGKLFQKPVTVSYPEERATLQPRFRGRHVLTRHPGTGLEKCIGCSLCAAVCPAYAIYVEAAENDPLNPTSPGERYAKVYEINMLRCIFCGLCEEACPTGAVVLGNEFEMADYRYRDLVYGKEDMLVGVDGSLPQRREAARTGKPLRRGFRVEGGARKELEGVEYPT; encoded by the coding sequence ATGAGCGTGCTCGACATCGCCAAGGGCATGGGCGTGACCCTGGGCAAGCTGTTTCAGAAGCCCGTGACCGTGAGCTACCCGGAGGAGCGGGCCACCCTCCAGCCGCGCTTCCGGGGACGGCACGTGCTGACCCGGCACCCCGGCACGGGGCTGGAAAAGTGCATCGGCTGCTCGCTGTGCGCCGCCGTCTGCCCCGCCTACGCGATCTACGTGGAGGCGGCCGAGAATGATCCCCTCAACCCCACCAGCCCCGGCGAGCGCTACGCGAAGGTCTACGAGATCAACATGCTGCGCTGCATCTTCTGCGGGCTGTGCGAGGAAGCCTGCCCGACGGGGGCGGTGGTGCTGGGCAACGAGTTCGAGATGGCCGACTACCGCTACCGCGACCTCGTGTACGGCAAGGAAGACATGCTCGTCGGCGTGGACGGCTCCTTGCCGCAGCGCCGCGAGGCTGCCCGCACCGGCAAGCCCCTGCGCCGGGGCTTCCGGGTGGAGGGCGGCGCCCGCAAGGAACTGGAAGGGGTGGAGTACCCGACATGA
- the nuoK gene encoding NADH-quinone oxidoreductase subunit NuoK — protein sequence MAPTAYYVALSGLLFAIGMIGVLTRRTAIMIFLSVELMLNAANLALVAFARSWGDLAGQTAVFIVMTLAAAEVAIGLAIIVAIFRKRETTNVDELAGLRG from the coding sequence CTGGCACCGACCGCCTACTACGTGGCCCTCTCGGGGCTGCTCTTCGCCATCGGGATGATCGGGGTGCTGACCCGCCGCACGGCGATCATGATCTTCCTCAGTGTCGAGCTGATGCTGAACGCCGCCAACCTCGCGCTGGTGGCCTTTGCCCGGTCGTGGGGCGACCTCGCCGGGCAGACGGCCGTTTTCATCGTGATGACGCTGGCCGCCGCCGAGGTCGCCATCGGCCTCGCCATCATCGTCGCCATCTTCCGCAAGCGCGAGACCACCAACGTGGACGAGCTTGCTGGCCTGAGAGGCTGA
- the nuoH gene encoding NADH-quinone oxidoreductase subunit NuoH, translating to MPDWLATLLITLLKGVLVALALLTTFAYMTLIERRLLARMQIRHGPNRVGPGGLLQPLADAVKSIFKEDLRVTLADKLVYTVAPIVAIGMALTAFGGIPAGPAGSLFGEDPWVYQLDAGILALLAITSMGVYGIFLGGWASGSKYPILGGLRSSAQMISYELGMGLSILGLLMLVGSTAFPNIVEWQAANGWMILFQSLGFALFLVSSFAETNRTPFDLPEAEQELVAGYLTEYSAIKWALFQMAEYVNMITASAIMATLFFGGYRGPVFLEGLIPGISGWPIIWLVVKIAFFLFLFIWVRATLPRFRYDQLMRFGWKLLLPLALANTMLTAAYLAFARDLGLWPLAGLSLLGLLALFALSDRVRGLWNKPTGRRGADDTLPARPLGGD from the coding sequence ATGCCCGACTGGCTCGCCACACTGCTGATCACGCTGCTCAAGGGCGTGCTCGTCGCCCTCGCGCTGCTGACCACCTTCGCCTACATGACCCTGATCGAGCGGCGGCTGCTCGCCCGGATGCAGATTCGCCACGGCCCGAACCGGGTGGGGCCGGGCGGCCTCCTGCAACCCCTGGCCGACGCGGTCAAGAGCATCTTCAAGGAAGACCTGCGCGTCACACTGGCCGACAAGCTGGTCTACACCGTGGCGCCCATCGTCGCCATCGGGATGGCGCTGACCGCCTTCGGGGGCATCCCGGCGGGTCCGGCGGGCTCGCTGTTCGGGGAGGACCCGTGGGTCTACCAGCTCGACGCGGGCATCCTCGCGCTGCTGGCGATCACGTCGATGGGCGTGTACGGCATCTTCCTGGGGGGCTGGGCGTCCGGGTCCAAATACCCCATCCTAGGCGGCCTGCGTTCCAGCGCCCAGATGATCTCCTACGAACTCGGCATGGGCCTGAGCATCCTGGGCCTGCTGATGCTGGTGGGCAGCACCGCCTTTCCGAATATCGTGGAGTGGCAGGCCGCCAACGGTTGGATGATCCTGTTTCAGTCGTTGGGTTTTGCCCTCTTTCTGGTGTCCTCCTTCGCGGAGACCAACCGCACCCCCTTCGACCTGCCGGAAGCCGAGCAGGAACTCGTGGCGGGCTACCTCACCGAATATTCCGCGATCAAGTGGGCGCTCTTCCAGATGGCCGAGTACGTCAACATGATCACGGCCTCGGCCATCATGGCGACCCTCTTTTTCGGCGGGTACCGGGGGCCGGTCTTCCTGGAAGGGCTGATTCCCGGCATCTCGGGCTGGCCGATCATCTGGCTGGTTGTCAAGATCGCCTTTTTCCTCTTCCTGTTCATCTGGGTGCGGGCCACGCTGCCGCGCTTCCGCTACGACCAACTCATGCGCTTCGGCTGGAAGCTGCTGCTGCCGCTCGCGCTCGCCAACACCATGCTGACTGCCGCCTACCTCGCCTTCGCGCGGGACCTGGGGCTGTGGCCGCTGGCGGGACTCAGCCTGCTGGGGTTGCTGGCGCTGTTCGCCCTAAGCGACCGGGTGCGCGGGCTGTGGAACAAACCGACTGGACGCCGGGGCGCGGACGACACGCTGCCCGCGCGGCCGCTGGGAGGGGACTGA
- a CDS encoding diguanylate cyclase: MRSFPERGRGGGERPLSRLTVPAAALLGLGVGLLFPQNGRLWDSLNRALPAPPDGRVVVVGVDDTSLRDYGPPTVWPPELYAQALNTLDQAGVQTVGLDPRLSALARTPDLAWVFARPNVVLSSTPGEPLAPLEGQRLPTGVVTLDPDASGVVRRFRTAYPDPSGELLPSFSRQLAVSAGQTVPLDPQPRLLRQFRRDASRLAAIPFRDVVNGNVRFGDLQGRVVILGVTAASEPDTTLLDPAGQPTPLPVLQAQAVSTLLAPPPTRLPGWLVVLLAVAAAALAAWLGGLWGFSIALGTLGLAAPLWLVNLWFPGVTVSVAAILGMALVALERWWTLRTLGTRDPLTGMGNRLAFTRAVEHRWPGRAGRPLGLLLVDLSGFRAVNEKYGRGAGDEVLRDLAARLQAQKRRGDLVFRWGPDEFAVLLDNVGPAEIGILSDNLTASLDGLSYRDLPLRASVGAATTSPETSTPADLLEAASRSRYRMKYGQAQRE; this comes from the coding sequence ATGCGGTCCTTCCCTGAGCGCGGCCGGGGAGGCGGGGAACGGCCCCTCTCCCGACTGACGGTTCCTGCTGCCGCGCTGCTGGGGCTGGGGGTGGGGCTGCTCTTTCCGCAGAACGGGCGGCTGTGGGACAGCCTCAACCGCGCCCTCCCCGCGCCCCCGGACGGGCGGGTGGTGGTCGTGGGGGTGGACGACACCTCGCTGCGCGACTACGGCCCCCCCACCGTCTGGCCCCCCGAGCTGTACGCGCAGGCCCTGAATACGCTGGATCAGGCGGGCGTGCAGACGGTGGGCCTGGACCCCCGGCTCTCGGCGCTGGCGCGGACGCCGGACCTCGCCTGGGTGTTCGCCCGACCCAACGTGGTCCTGTCGAGCACGCCCGGCGAACCGCTCGCACCCCTGGAAGGCCAGCGCCTTCCCACCGGCGTGGTGACCCTGGACCCCGACGCGAGTGGGGTGGTACGGCGCTTCCGGACAGCCTACCCCGACCCCTCGGGCGAGTTGCTGCCCAGCTTCTCGCGCCAGCTCGCCGTGAGCGCGGGGCAGACGGTGCCGCTTGACCCCCAGCCCCGGCTGCTGCGGCAGTTTCGGCGTGACGCCAGCCGCCTCGCCGCCATCCCCTTCCGGGACGTGGTGAACGGCAACGTGCGCTTCGGAGACCTCCAGGGGCGGGTGGTGATCCTGGGGGTCACGGCCGCCAGCGAGCCGGACACCACCCTGCTCGACCCCGCCGGACAGCCCACTCCGTTGCCCGTGCTGCAGGCCCAGGCCGTGTCCACCCTGCTCGCGCCGCCCCCCACCCGGCTGCCGGGCTGGCTGGTCGTCCTGCTCGCGGTCGCGGCGGCGGCACTGGCCGCGTGGCTGGGCGGGCTGTGGGGCTTCAGCATCGCGCTGGGCACGCTGGGGCTGGCGGCCCCGCTGTGGCTGGTCAACCTGTGGTTCCCCGGCGTGACCGTCTCGGTCGCCGCGATTCTGGGCATGGCGCTCGTCGCGCTGGAACGCTGGTGGACCCTCCGGACGCTGGGCACCCGCGATCCGCTCACCGGCATGGGCAACCGCCTCGCCTTTACCCGCGCCGTCGAGCACCGCTGGCCGGGCCGCGCCGGGCGCCCGCTGGGGCTGCTGCTGGTGGACCTCAGCGGGTTCCGGGCCGTGAACGAGAAGTACGGGCGCGGCGCCGGGGACGAGGTGCTGCGGGACCTCGCCGCCCGCCTCCAGGCCCAGAAGCGCCGGGGCGACCTCGTCTTCCGCTGGGGACCCGACGAGTTCGCCGTGCTGCTCGACAACGTCGGTCCTGCCGAGATCGGCATTCTCTCGGACAACCTGACCGCCTCGCTGGACGGCCTGAGCTACCGCGACCTCCCCCTGCGGGCCTCGGTGGGGGCGGCGACCACCAGCCCGGAGACCTCCACCCCCGCCGATCTGCTGGAAGCGGCCAGCCGCAGCCGCTACCGGATGAAGTACGGGCAGGCGCAGCGGGAGTAG
- a CDS encoding NADH-quinone oxidoreductase subunit M: MIHLMIFLPLLGALLLLVTPRTWREEVAGFVAALTLGLGLWLWRDGGAALSSVPWVPALGATYSVELAGPSLALALITALMTLVAVIYAARRIENPGTMLALVLAMESALLGLFAARDLVLFYVFFEAALLPSLLMLAIYGGPGRMRALVKFAAYTLLGSLLMLLSIIGVRYYGGSPTFALRDLVANPVEGAAQTWLYLGFLAAMAVKLPLWPLHAWLPDFHEQNHASGIPDLMGTLYKVGGYGLFAFALPLFPEASLELRPVLMALAAFTALYGAWIAFRQTNWKRLLAYAGLSHMGIVGLGIFSLNETATVGALYLLAFQNVYTGALFLGVGMLQERIGSVDTRVGGVMTQAGALSGLTMALWFASIAVPGLAGFIGEFSVLLGAYQVAPWLAFIAGLSTIAAAAYALTAFQTTFWQGRPLGSVRVADLRQTEWLVLGIPLAVAVLFGVYSAPALNLIQPAVRGVLSALGGS, translated from the coding sequence GTGATTCACCTGATGATTTTCTTGCCCCTGCTGGGCGCCCTCCTGCTGCTCGTCACGCCGCGCACGTGGCGCGAGGAGGTGGCGGGCTTTGTCGCCGCGCTCACCCTGGGCCTGGGCCTGTGGCTGTGGCGCGACGGGGGAGCGGCGCTCTCCAGCGTCCCCTGGGTTCCAGCGCTGGGCGCGACCTACTCGGTGGAACTCGCGGGGCCGAGCCTCGCCCTCGCGCTGATCACCGCGCTGATGACGCTGGTGGCCGTGATCTACGCGGCCCGCCGGATCGAGAACCCCGGCACCATGCTCGCGCTGGTGCTGGCGATGGAGTCGGCGCTGCTGGGCCTGTTCGCGGCCCGCGACCTCGTGCTGTTCTACGTGTTCTTTGAGGCGGCGCTGCTGCCCTCGCTGCTGATGCTGGCGATCTACGGCGGGCCGGGACGGATGCGGGCGCTCGTCAAGTTCGCGGCGTACACGCTGCTGGGCAGCCTGCTGATGCTGCTCTCCATCATCGGGGTGCGCTATTACGGAGGCAGCCCGACCTTCGCCCTGCGCGACCTCGTCGCCAACCCGGTGGAGGGCGCCGCGCAGACGTGGCTGTACCTGGGCTTCCTCGCGGCGATGGCGGTCAAGCTCCCGCTGTGGCCGCTGCACGCCTGGCTCCCCGACTTTCACGAGCAGAACCACGCCAGCGGCATCCCCGACCTGATGGGCACGCTGTACAAGGTGGGCGGCTATGGGCTGTTCGCCTTCGCGTTGCCCCTCTTCCCAGAAGCCTCGCTGGAACTGCGCCCGGTGCTGATGGCGCTCGCGGCCTTCACCGCCCTGTACGGGGCCTGGATCGCCTTCCGGCAGACGAACTGGAAGCGGCTGCTGGCCTACGCGGGCTTATCCCACATGGGCATCGTGGGGCTGGGCATTTTCAGCCTGAACGAGACGGCCACCGTGGGGGCGCTGTACCTGCTGGCCTTTCAGAACGTGTACACCGGGGCGCTGTTCCTGGGTGTGGGGATGTTGCAGGAGCGCATCGGCAGCGTGGACACCCGCGTGGGCGGCGTGATGACGCAGGCGGGGGCCTTGAGCGGCCTCACGATGGCGCTGTGGTTCGCCTCCATCGCGGTGCCGGGGCTGGCAGGCTTTATCGGGGAATTCAGCGTGCTGCTGGGGGCCTATCAGGTCGCGCCGTGGCTGGCCTTTATTGCCGGACTCTCCACCATCGCCGCCGCCGCCTACGCGCTGACGGCCTTCCAGACGACCTTCTGGCAGGGGCGCCCGCTGGGGTCGGTGCGGGTCGCGGACCTGCGGCAGACCGAGTGGCTGGTGCTGGGCATCCCGCTGGCCGTCGCCGTCCTGTTCGGGGTGTACTCGGCCCCGGCCTTGAACCTGATTCAACCCGCCGTGCGCGGGGTGCTCTCTGCCCTGGGAGGAAGCTGA
- a CDS encoding NADH-quinone oxidoreductase subunit J, producing MIAFILLGALALVGAVITVAARNAVHAALGLVGTLLSVAGLFASLSASFLAAVQVIVYAGAILVLFLFVIMLLGANQPITGRDPVPFVRELAGLGGVILAGALAIIAFSYRDPRPLAESAAVLRGGTAGAVGETLLTRFLLPFEAVSILLLVAIVGSVALVKRPVPQPDGLTDAEGVALPGEAPERTAPEGGVRA from the coding sequence ATGATCGCCTTCATCCTCCTGGGGGCGCTCGCCCTCGTCGGCGCGGTGATTACGGTCGCGGCCCGCAACGCCGTTCACGCGGCGTTGGGGCTGGTGGGCACCCTGCTGAGCGTGGCGGGGCTCTTCGCCAGCCTCAGCGCGTCCTTTCTGGCGGCGGTGCAGGTCATCGTGTACGCCGGGGCGATCCTGGTGCTGTTTCTCTTCGTGATCATGCTGCTGGGCGCCAACCAGCCCATCACCGGGCGCGACCCGGTACCCTTCGTGCGCGAACTGGCGGGCCTCGGCGGGGTGATTCTGGCGGGAGCGCTGGCGATTATCGCTTTCTCCTACCGCGATCCCCGGCCCCTCGCTGAAAGCGCAGCGGTGCTGCGCGGCGGCACGGCGGGCGCGGTGGGCGAGACGTTGCTGACGCGCTTCCTGCTGCCCTTCGAGGCGGTGAGCATCCTGCTGCTGGTCGCCATCGTGGGGTCGGTGGCGCTGGTCAAGCGGCCCGTGCCCCAGCCCGACGGGCTGACCGATGCCGAGGGCGTGGCCCTGCCCGGCGAGGCGCCCGAACGCACCGCGCCCGAAGGCGGGGTGAGGGCCTGA
- the nuoL gene encoding NADH-quinone oxidoreductase subunit L: MPLYLLPLLPLIGFALLMLFPRLFPGKAGGWLASGTVLASFVIAVMRYLGQGDEPAREVLWTWLPNMALNANLAVGFWYDQLSALMALIITGVGFLIHLYSVSYMGHDRAFTRFFAFLNFFVAMMLILVLADSYPLMFVGWEGVGMASYLLIGFWFSGRNSEASQKDVREASDREGVANSNAARKAFIMNRIGDLGFMLGMFLIYKLYGTLVIPELAQRVEGAQVAVAGIELACLFLLVGAVGKSGQLPLTTWLPDAMAGPTPVSALIHAATMVTAGVYLIARSHFLYDLAPNASTWVAWVGGLTALYGALSALNQHDIKKILAYSTVSQLGYMFMAVGLHAYSAGVFHLLTHAFFKALLFLSAGAVIHALHEEQDVRRMGGMHKFMPFTHITALMGVLAIAGIPIWSGFFSKDAILVSAFEASPGLYVIGLGVAFLTAYYMGRWYFLVWRGEYRGNVAHPHEADGLMKVPLGILAAGATLIGFLNVPTFLGGSHAFDDYLGRAIPVHAHEIPVATEWLLTILAVAAGVGGLLWAYSEHRRRNLASGPLGAASTNALYLDRVYDGLVAAPSRALAAGLDAVDRGVDGTLSGVARNSAAPGGLFSRWQSGFVRTYAVSMLLGTALLLGYWALRTIGGGA; this comes from the coding sequence GTGCCCCTGTATCTGCTTCCCCTGCTGCCCCTGATCGGCTTCGCGCTGCTGATGCTCTTTCCCCGCCTCTTTCCCGGCAAGGCGGGCGGCTGGCTCGCGTCCGGCACGGTGCTGGCGAGCTTCGTCATCGCCGTGATGCGCTACCTCGGTCAGGGCGACGAGCCCGCCCGCGAGGTGCTGTGGACGTGGCTGCCCAATATGGCACTCAACGCGAACTTGGCGGTCGGTTTCTGGTACGACCAGCTCTCCGCGCTGATGGCCCTGATCATCACGGGCGTGGGCTTCCTGATTCACCTGTACTCGGTGAGCTACATGGGCCACGACCGGGCGTTCACGCGCTTCTTCGCGTTCCTGAACTTCTTCGTGGCGATGATGCTGATTCTGGTGCTGGCCGACTCCTACCCTTTGATGTTCGTGGGCTGGGAGGGGGTGGGCATGGCCTCCTACCTCCTGATCGGGTTCTGGTTCTCGGGGCGCAACTCGGAGGCGTCCCAGAAGGATGTGCGCGAGGCCAGCGACCGCGAGGGCGTGGCGAACTCCAACGCCGCCCGCAAGGCCTTCATCATGAACCGCATCGGGGACCTCGGCTTCATGCTGGGGATGTTCCTGATCTACAAGCTGTACGGCACGCTGGTGATTCCCGAGCTGGCGCAGCGGGTGGAGGGAGCACAGGTCGCGGTGGCTGGAATCGAACTCGCCTGCCTCTTCCTGCTGGTGGGCGCGGTGGGCAAGTCGGGCCAGTTGCCGCTGACGACCTGGCTGCCCGACGCGATGGCGGGTCCCACGCCGGTCTCCGCGCTGATCCACGCGGCCACGATGGTCACGGCGGGCGTGTACCTGATCGCCCGCAGCCACTTCCTGTACGACCTCGCGCCGAATGCGTCCACCTGGGTGGCCTGGGTCGGTGGCCTGACCGCGCTGTACGGGGCACTCTCGGCGCTCAACCAGCACGACATCAAGAAGATTCTGGCGTACTCCACCGTCTCGCAGCTCGGGTACATGTTCATGGCCGTGGGCCTGCACGCGTACTCGGCGGGCGTGTTCCACCTGCTGACGCACGCCTTTTTCAAGGCCTTGCTGTTCCTCTCGGCGGGCGCGGTGATTCACGCGCTGCACGAGGAGCAGGACGTGCGGCGCATGGGCGGGATGCACAAGTTCATGCCCTTCACGCATATCACCGCGCTGATGGGCGTGCTGGCGATTGCCGGGATTCCCATCTGGAGCGGCTTTTTCTCCAAGGACGCGATTCTGGTCTCCGCCTTTGAAGCGAGTCCGGGGCTCTACGTGATCGGGCTGGGCGTGGCCTTCCTGACCGCCTACTACATGGGCCGCTGGTACTTCCTGGTGTGGCGCGGCGAATACCGGGGCAACGTGGCGCACCCCCACGAGGCCGATGGCCTGATGAAGGTGCCGCTGGGCATCCTGGCGGCGGGAGCCACCCTGATCGGCTTCCTCAACGTGCCGACCTTTCTGGGGGGCAGCCACGCTTTCGACGATTACCTGGGCCGGGCGATTCCGGTTCACGCCCACGAGATTCCGGTGGCGACCGAGTGGCTGCTGACGATCCTGGCCGTGGCCGCCGGGGTGGGTGGGCTGCTGTGGGCTTACTCCGAGCACCGCCGCCGCAACCTGGCCTCCGGGCCACTGGGGGCGGCGAGCACGAACGCGCTGTACCTCGACCGGGTGTATGACGGGCTGGTCGCGGCCCCGAGCCGGGCGCTCGCCGCCGGGCTGGACGCGGTGGACCGGGGCGTGGACGGCACGCTGTCGGGTGTGGCCCGCAACAGCGCGGCCCCCGGCGGGCTGTTCTCGCGCTGGCAGAGCGGCTTCGTGCGGACCTACGCGGTGTCCATGCTGCTGGGCACGGCCCTGCTGCTGGGCTACTGGGCGCTGCGGACGATTGGAGGCGGCGCGTGA